A region of Halalkaliarchaeum desulfuricum DNA encodes the following proteins:
- a CDS encoding pyridoxal-phosphate dependent enzyme, with product MSGDSSESGSGPSTPRSLICPVCGTRYPDRWRCRCGSPLRFDWEPTGLSDEPPDSGGFDTGSGLWSFTELLPIGDDPRDRVSLGEGMTPLVDADRQPPQTGTDRPAWNADFKLEYVFPTGSFKDRGATTILTRARELGVDRVVEDSSGNAGAAIATYAARAGIDAEIFVPAATKQSKLRAIERAGATTVRVEGTRSDVTDACIRAVESGDAWYASHAYDPAFFEGAATFAYEVALQRDWNVPDAVVTPLGHGTLFLGAYLGFKRLEAAGWIDRLPRLLGAQAAGVAPVVRKRHGEGAAEPDDGEHNDVADGIQISEPVQLDRILEAIDETDGDAIAITRSATEQELDRLHAAGFYTEPTCAVAPAALREYRRRGVVAPDDDVVVPLTGSGLKT from the coding sequence ATGAGTGGTGACTCCTCCGAATCCGGATCCGGGCCATCGACGCCGAGATCCCTCATCTGTCCCGTGTGCGGAACACGCTATCCGGACCGGTGGCGGTGTCGCTGCGGGTCGCCGCTCCGGTTCGACTGGGAACCCACAGGCCTCAGCGATGAGCCGCCGGATTCGGGGGGGTTCGACACAGGCTCGGGACTCTGGAGTTTCACGGAGCTGCTCCCAATCGGCGACGACCCGAGAGATCGCGTCAGCCTGGGGGAAGGAATGACGCCGCTCGTGGACGCCGACCGCCAGCCCCCGCAAACGGGAACGGACCGTCCCGCGTGGAACGCCGACTTCAAACTGGAGTACGTGTTTCCGACGGGATCGTTCAAGGATAGAGGGGCGACGACGATCCTGACGCGGGCCCGGGAGCTGGGCGTCGATCGAGTCGTCGAGGACTCCTCGGGCAACGCCGGCGCCGCAATCGCCACCTACGCCGCCCGGGCGGGGATCGACGCCGAGATCTTCGTCCCGGCGGCGACAAAGCAGTCGAAGCTCCGCGCGATCGAGCGCGCTGGAGCGACGACGGTCCGCGTGGAGGGAACCCGCAGCGACGTCACCGACGCCTGCATCCGGGCGGTCGAATCGGGCGACGCCTGGTACGCGAGCCACGCCTACGACCCCGCCTTCTTCGAGGGGGCGGCGACGTTCGCCTACGAAGTTGCCCTCCAGCGCGACTGGAACGTTCCCGACGCCGTCGTCACCCCGCTCGGCCACGGGACGCTGTTTTTGGGCGCGTATCTCGGATTCAAACGGCTCGAGGCGGCGGGCTGGATCGACCGGCTCCCCCGACTGTTGGGCGCGCAGGCGGCCGGCGTCGCGCCGGTGGTCCGAAAGCGTCACGGCGAGGGAGCCGCCGAACCGGACGATGGAGAACACAACGACGTCGCCGACGGCATCCAGATCTCCGAGCCGGTCCAGCTGGACCGGATCCTCGAGGCGATCGACGAAACCGACGGCGACGCGATCGCGATCACCAGGTCCGCCACGGAGCAGGAACTCGATCGGCTCCACGCCGCGGGCTTTTATACCGAGCCGACGTGTGCAGTGGCGCCTGCGGCGCTGCGGGAGTACCGGCGCCGTGGCGTCGTGGCGCCCGACGACGACGTGGTCGTGCCGCTGACTGGCAGCGGATTGAAGACCTGA
- a CDS encoding succinylglutamate desuccinylase/aspartoacylase family protein, translating to MTISLGTASAAPGERDIGRLEVGQARDGSTVGLPVCVVNGVSDGKTLYVQAVSDGDELNGLGVLTRVVPQLDPASMSGTVIVVGIVNHFGFQVGKHRNPIDDTKLNRTYPGDEHGSTSERIAAATFDAAKDADLIIDLHQGSTSRMINEVRVRCGRRHRMHADCLQLAKVFGCGHVFDQKGPDGQLARVAPDEGIPTIDPELGGSVGWDETSVQKGVEGMFNVLRYYGLIEGNVDLNPQTRARGFDQYGSPVGGLIHFRKDLGDRVVAGDVLFRVTGPFGEEKARVTADSDGVFWRCRRLPQVATGEYVCSVGTDVDEY from the coding sequence ATGACGATCAGCCTCGGTACCGCAAGCGCGGCACCCGGCGAACGCGACATCGGCCGCCTCGAAGTCGGGCAAGCGCGGGACGGGAGCACGGTCGGGCTCCCGGTCTGTGTTGTGAACGGCGTCTCCGACGGGAAGACGCTGTACGTGCAGGCCGTAAGCGACGGCGACGAGCTAAACGGGCTCGGCGTGTTGACGCGGGTCGTCCCGCAGCTCGACCCCGCATCGATGTCCGGGACAGTCATCGTGGTCGGGATCGTGAACCATTTCGGCTTCCAGGTCGGGAAACACCGCAACCCGATCGACGACACGAAGCTGAACCGGACCTACCCGGGCGACGAGCACGGCTCGACCAGCGAGCGCATCGCCGCCGCAACGTTCGACGCCGCAAAGGACGCGGATCTGATTATCGATCTCCACCAGGGGTCGACGAGCCGGATGATAAACGAGGTCCGGGTTCGCTGCGGCCGGCGTCATCGGATGCACGCCGACTGCCTCCAGCTCGCGAAGGTGTTCGGCTGCGGCCACGTCTTCGACCAGAAGGGTCCGGACGGACAGCTCGCGCGGGTCGCCCCCGACGAGGGGATCCCGACGATCGATCCCGAACTGGGAGGCAGCGTCGGGTGGGACGAAACCTCCGTCCAGAAGGGCGTCGAGGGGATGTTCAACGTGTTGCGATACTACGGGTTAATCGAGGGGAACGTCGACCTGAACCCCCAGACTCGCGCGCGGGGATTCGACCAGTACGGTTCGCCGGTCGGGGGACTCATCCACTTTCGGAAAGACCTCGGCGACCGAGTGGTCGCCGGCGACGTGCTGTTTCGCGTGACGGGACCGTTCGGCGAAGAGAAAGCCCGAGTGACCGCCGACAGCGACGGCGTCTTCTGGCGGTGTCGCCGCCTGCCCCAGGTTGCGACCGGCGAATACGTCTGTTCGGTGGGTACCGACGTCGACGAGTACTGA
- a CDS encoding GAF domain-containing sensor histidine kinase, which produces MRNTRRVLVLAEDGPSDSLIGALAREWSVAVRHPGEVDGSPDADCLVCCDPLSRAWAATSPTSVPTVVCGDAPTTRGAAAVESGTDPADCDGVTSVRDADAFRSPESVVESVRAALSDVERTREEHERRVTELHKGVTEFASLREPQEAFEQTVDIAERVLEFDRSAAMRHRDGVLVPVAQSGDTEIGDARPMSVDEGIGGWSFRTGKSRLVDEVDTEHDANPSKSEFRSGLSVPIGDHGVFQAVSTDPAAFDERDLELAELLAAHAGETLARIETTAELRTERDRLQSLFENVPDPAIDFELVDGNPIVRRVNAAFEEVFEYESETIVGENVDEYLLPEDDEERERGEQFNRRLREGKNVSAEVIRRTADGPRHFILQVIPLELDSHNVSGYAIYTDITEQQEREEMLRKQNERLDEFASIISHDLRNPLSVATGFLELARETGDDDHFDRATRALDDMQEFLEDLLQLAREGRLVGELEETELEAVARRAWANVADNGATLEFDSGCSVSVDEARAVELFENLFVNAVEHGGKAVTVRVGTLPCESADPPGFYVEDDGSGISEDVRDRVFESGYTTDEEGTGLGLAIVERIAEAHGWTVEVTDGEDGGARFEFSFEE; this is translated from the coding sequence GTGAGAAACACACGACGCGTCCTCGTACTCGCCGAGGACGGCCCGTCCGACAGCCTGATCGGGGCGCTCGCCAGGGAGTGGAGCGTCGCAGTCAGACATCCCGGCGAGGTCGACGGCTCACCGGACGCGGACTGTCTGGTCTGCTGTGATCCGCTGAGCCGGGCGTGGGCCGCGACGTCGCCGACGTCGGTTCCGACCGTCGTCTGCGGGGACGCTCCGACGACGCGGGGCGCGGCTGCGGTCGAATCCGGGACCGATCCGGCGGACTGTGACGGCGTCACCTCCGTTCGGGACGCCGACGCATTTCGCTCGCCGGAATCGGTCGTCGAATCGGTGCGCGCCGCGTTGTCCGATGTCGAACGGACCCGCGAGGAACACGAACGACGAGTCACCGAACTCCACAAGGGCGTCACAGAGTTCGCGTCGCTTCGAGAGCCCCAGGAAGCGTTCGAGCAAACCGTCGACATCGCCGAGCGCGTGCTGGAGTTCGATCGATCTGCCGCAATGCGCCACCGGGACGGCGTGCTCGTTCCGGTGGCGCAGTCGGGGGATACCGAGATCGGCGACGCCAGACCCATGTCGGTCGACGAAGGGATCGGGGGCTGGTCGTTCCGAACCGGAAAATCCCGGCTCGTCGACGAGGTGGATACCGAACACGACGCCAACCCCTCGAAGTCGGAGTTCCGCTCCGGGCTCAGCGTTCCGATCGGGGATCACGGCGTCTTTCAGGCGGTGTCCACCGATCCGGCCGCCTTCGACGAGCGAGATCTCGAGTTGGCCGAGCTTCTCGCGGCCCACGCCGGCGAGACGCTCGCGCGGATCGAAACCACCGCCGAGTTGCGAACCGAGCGCGACCGGCTCCAGTCGCTGTTCGAGAACGTGCCCGATCCGGCGATCGATTTCGAGCTGGTCGACGGCAACCCGATCGTCCGACGGGTCAACGCGGCCTTCGAGGAGGTGTTCGAGTACGAAAGCGAAACGATCGTCGGGGAGAACGTCGACGAGTACCTCCTGCCGGAAGACGACGAGGAACGCGAACGGGGCGAGCAGTTCAATCGCCGACTTCGCGAGGGTAAGAACGTCTCCGCGGAAGTTATTCGCCGGACTGCCGACGGACCACGTCACTTCATCCTCCAGGTGATCCCGCTGGAGCTCGACTCCCACAACGTCTCCGGATACGCCATCTACACCGACATCACCGAACAGCAGGAACGCGAGGAGATGCTCCGAAAGCAAAACGAGCGGCTCGACGAGTTCGCCTCGATCATTTCACACGACCTCCGGAACCCGCTTTCGGTGGCGACGGGCTTTCTCGAACTCGCCCGCGAGACCGGAGACGACGACCACTTCGACCGGGCCACCAGGGCGCTGGACGACATGCAGGAGTTCCTCGAGGATCTACTCCAGCTAGCCCGAGAGGGTCGACTCGTCGGCGAACTTGAAGAGACGGAACTGGAAGCCGTCGCGAGACGGGCGTGGGCGAACGTCGCCGACAACGGGGCGACCCTGGAGTTCGATTCGGGCTGTTCGGTCTCGGTCGACGAGGCACGCGCGGTCGAGCTGTTCGAGAACCTGTTTGTCAACGCTGTCGAACATGGAGGGAAAGCCGTCACCGTCCGCGTGGGAACGCTCCCGTGCGAGTCGGCCGACCCGCCGGGGTTCTACGTGGAGGACGACGGGTCGGGGATTTCGGAGGACGTACGCGATCGTGTGTTCGAATCCGGCTACACGACCGACGAGGAGGGCACCGGCCTCGGGCTGGCGATCGTCGAGCGGATCGCCGAGGCCCACGGCTGGACGGTCGAGGTAACCGACGGCGAGGACGGCGGCGCGCGGTTCGAGTTCTCCTTCGAGGAGTGA
- a CDS encoding threonine aldolase family protein: MIDLRSDTVTKPSDRMREAARDADVGDDVYRDDPTVNELERRAAELVGTEAALYVPSGTMGNQIAIRVHTDRGEELLLEQESHIHRWEVGGAAQLSAVQTRLVDAGDRCVPTPEQVWEAYVEESLHRPGTGLLCLENTHNYRGGIAVPKEFVDAAAETAGELGVPVHLDGARLFNAGVALDTPADELVENVDSVMFCLSKGLGAPVGSMLAGSREFIAEARRIRKLFGGGMRQAGVIAAPGLVALENVDRLADDHENARLLASELDDLEGLRSPEPETNVVVVDSSELGMTAEEFVAACENAGVGAGAFDEYTTRLCTHRDVSGADIEAAVERIESIVESFEA; encoded by the coding sequence ATGATCGATCTCCGCTCTGACACGGTCACGAAGCCCTCGGATCGGATGCGCGAGGCCGCCCGCGACGCCGACGTCGGCGACGACGTCTATCGCGACGACCCCACGGTGAACGAACTCGAGCGACGCGCGGCCGAACTCGTCGGTACGGAGGCGGCGCTGTACGTCCCGTCGGGAACGATGGGCAACCAGATCGCGATCCGGGTCCACACCGACCGCGGCGAGGAGCTCCTCCTCGAACAGGAGTCTCACATCCACCGATGGGAGGTTGGCGGCGCCGCGCAGCTGTCGGCTGTCCAGACGCGGCTCGTCGACGCCGGCGACCGGTGTGTTCCCACGCCAGAACAGGTGTGGGAGGCGTACGTCGAAGAGAGCCTCCACCGGCCCGGGACCGGGCTGCTCTGTCTGGAGAACACACACAACTATCGGGGCGGGATCGCCGTTCCGAAGGAGTTCGTCGACGCTGCAGCCGAGACCGCAGGCGAACTGGGGGTTCCGGTCCACCTCGACGGCGCGCGGTTATTCAACGCGGGCGTCGCCCTCGACACGCCGGCCGACGAGCTGGTCGAGAACGTGGATTCGGTGATGTTCTGTCTCTCGAAGGGGCTCGGCGCGCCGGTGGGTTCGATGCTCGCCGGCTCCAGGGAGTTCATCGCGGAGGCGCGCCGGATCCGCAAGCTGTTCGGCGGCGGGATGCGCCAGGCGGGCGTGATCGCCGCCCCCGGACTGGTCGCGCTCGAGAACGTCGATCGACTCGCCGACGACCACGAGAACGCCCGACTGCTCGCGAGCGAACTCGACGACCTCGAGGGACTCAGGTCTCCCGAACCCGAGACGAACGTCGTCGTCGTCGACTCGAGCGAGCTGGGAATGACCGCCGAGGAGTTCGTCGCCGCCTGCGAGAACGCGGGCGTCGGCGCCGGCGCCTTCGACGAGTACACGACCCGGCTCTGTACGCATCGCGACGTCTCCGGGGCCGACATCGAAGCTGCGGTCGAACGGATCGAGTCGATCGTGGAGTCGTTCGAGGCGTGA
- a CDS encoding DUF7504 family protein, with product MVSGDREDDTAADAAAADAAAPDESADEDEELSRRLQQIKQRGCNVLVTKSTGGPAVDRITARLLGSPREERYRILVMIRDDVDALAVKFPGGVSILDDETHLVDYRDELDGDDPTPEQFPPPEGEDPLPNLRAELENRMADCVAGRDLEPAQLRVGVDSLGPLLDRYPTSTVSEFVTDVTSSVRGADGMGHFHVAMSDERARELPFASAFDARIELRQIQARPVAHRIHLPEYGASDWMYVR from the coding sequence ATGGTCTCCGGCGACCGCGAGGACGACACTGCCGCCGACGCTGCCGCCGCCGACGCTGCCGCTCCAGACGAGTCCGCCGACGAGGACGAAGAACTCTCCCGTCGGCTCCAGCAGATCAAACAGCGGGGCTGTAACGTGCTGGTGACGAAGAGCACGGGCGGTCCCGCAGTCGACCGGATCACCGCCCGGCTGCTCGGTTCACCTCGGGAGGAGCGGTACCGGATCCTCGTGATGATCCGCGACGACGTCGACGCGCTGGCCGTGAAGTTCCCCGGCGGCGTCTCGATTCTCGACGACGAGACGCATCTCGTCGACTACCGGGACGAGCTCGACGGCGACGATCCGACACCCGAGCAGTTCCCGCCGCCGGAGGGCGAAGATCCCCTCCCGAACCTCCGTGCGGAGCTGGAAAACAGGATGGCCGACTGCGTGGCGGGTCGGGACCTCGAGCCGGCACAGCTCCGGGTCGGCGTCGACTCGCTTGGCCCCCTGCTCGATCGATACCCCACGTCGACGGTTTCGGAGTTCGTCACTGACGTCACGAGTTCGGTTCGGGGGGCAGACGGGATGGGGCACTTCCACGTCGCGATGTCGGACGAGCGGGCACGGGAGCTCCCGTTCGCCTCCGCGTTCGACGCCCGGATCGAACTGCGGCAGATCCAGGCCCGCCCCGTGGCCCATCGCATCCACCTCCCCGAGTACGGCGCGAGCGACTGGATGTACGTGCGATGA